One Mercenaria mercenaria strain notata chromosome 12, MADL_Memer_1, whole genome shotgun sequence DNA segment encodes these proteins:
- the LOC123534632 gene encoding uncharacterized protein LOC123534632 isoform X1 produces MYEVGAPICFTTDWIRSWENRNQNDESQRLIHYINSSKMADGRLSTSIKDGSDADFDYICTPCEEDHIREEAVKYCPECEEYLCTKCTNQHGRRKATLSHKLLDKDATKRGSMVTIATKCRYHPNRDIEMYCGAHDMVYCLKCIAKEHRSCNDVSEIEDVHTSFVHQKEVQRLQDQTRNIQERLIAIDRKTQKNIDSLEEQRDDVLAKIEEIEKNLIEHIRKLKYEAISTLNKDYTSEKEELKHSINIMTNTKKEIENASSQLQTFTSMEAGQQFVQMKLIQQTVKDAVKLVEEREATGSKTLCFTENTDLKTSIMAATPLGHVNTVTENERQTAQRICKVKSKGINIKMQNDRKRCYIIDVCQLQDGTIMLADCDNKKIKRLDMNYNIKDHCDPGSYPMGICCTGQNEVAVKMYNNKVQFISVGSSLSKLSEITVEGGGFWGMAFCAGELWIPSGMSVNVYSTSGTLLKTISKDIKTICKSTIRHMAGSGETVIVTDNSDGAVCLGRNYTVQRELRDKRLVNTLGVCVSSDGTVFLSGFSSQNIVMFDKTGKNLGELVPKDAGLENQAALHYDDKRNCLIVTCANSDKVIIFDISD; encoded by the exons ATGTATGAAGTGGGTGCGCCCATATGTTTCACCACCGACTGGATCCGCTCTTGGGAAAATAGAAATCAAAATGACGAGTCACAGAGATTGATACACTATATTAATAG cAGTAAAATGGCTGATGGAAGGTTGTCCACATCAATCAAAGACGGTTCGGATGCGGATTTTGACTACATATGTACGCCGTGTGAGGAAGACCATATCAGGGAGGAAGCTGTCAAGTATTGTCCGGAATGTGAGGAGTATTTGTGTACAAAATGTACCAATCAGCATGGCCGGAGAAAAGCTACTCTTTCACATAAGCTACTAGACAAAGACGCCACTAAACGAGGGTCTATGGTAACCATAGCTACAAAATGTCGTTACCATCCAAACAGAGACATTGAGATGTACTGTGGAGCCCATGATATGGTCTATTGTCTGAAGTGCATAGCAAAGGAACATAG gTCATGCAATGACGTTAGTGAAATAGAAGACGTACACACATCTTTCGTTCATCAAAAGGAGGTACAACGTTTACAGGATCAGACGAGAAACATTCAAGAACGTCTTATTGCCATTGACAGGAAAACACAGAAAAACATCGATAGCCTTGAAGAGCAAAGGGACGATGTACTTGCCAAAATCGAGGAAATTGAGAAGAACCTGATAGAACATATCCGGAAATTAAAATATGAAGCAATTAGCACTCTTAACAAGGACTATACTTCGGAGAAAGAAGAACTGAAACATAGTATCAACATAATGACAAACACGAAAAAGGAAATAGAGAATGCCAGTAGTCAGTTACAGACATTTACCAGTATGGAAGCGGGACAACAGTTTGTTCAGATGAAACTGATACAGCAGACTGTAAAGGATGCAGTAAAATTGGTCGAAGAACGCGAGGCGACAGGTAGTAAAActttatgttttacagaaaatacaGATTTGAAGACCTCCATTATGGCAGCGACACCTTTAGGGCATGTGAATACAGTAACAGAAAATGAACGTCAAACTGCCCAAAGAATATGTAAGGTGAAATCAAAGGGGattaatatcaaaatgcaaaacgACCGTAAAAGGTGTTATATAATTGATGTATGTCAGCTACAGGACGGTACGATCATGCTGGCTGACTGCGATAATAAGAAGATTAAGAGGCTTGATATGAATTACAACATCAAGGATCACTGTGACCCAGGTAGCTATCCTATGGGTATCTGTTGTACTGGTCAGAATGAAGTCGCTGTGAAGATGTACAACAACAAGGTTCAGTTTATTTCAGTCGGCAGTTCATTGTCTAAGCTGAGCGAGATAACTGTAGAAGGCGGAGGCTTTTGGGGAATGGCTTTCTGTGCTGGAGAGCTGTGGATACCTTCCGGAATGAGTGTCAATGTCTACAGTACATCCGGTACTTTACTGAAAACTATTAGCAAAGATATCAAGACAATATGTAAATCGACAATTCGGCATATGGCAGGCAGTGGGGAAACTGTTATCGTAACAGACAACAGTGATGGTGCCGTATGTCTGGGAAGAAATTATACGGTACAAAGAGAACTTCGGGACAAAAGGCTTGTCAACACATTAGGTGTATGTGTATCGAGTGATGGAACCGTATTCCTGTCTGGATTTAGTTCACAAAACATTGTGATGTTTGATAAGACTGGGAAAAACCTCGGAGAGTTGGTACCCAAAGACGCTGGTTTGGAGAATCAAGCTGCGTTGCATTATGACgacaaaagaaattgtttaatcGTAACATGTGCTAATTCTGACAAAgtaattatttttgatatatccGATTGA
- the LOC123534632 gene encoding uncharacterized protein LOC123534632 isoform X2, with protein sequence MYEVGAPICFTTDWIRSWENRNQNDESQRLIHYINSKMADGRLSTSIKDGSDADFDYICTPCEEDHIREEAVKYCPECEEYLCTKCTNQHGRRKATLSHKLLDKDATKRGSMVTIATKCRYHPNRDIEMYCGAHDMVYCLKCIAKEHRSCNDVSEIEDVHTSFVHQKEVQRLQDQTRNIQERLIAIDRKTQKNIDSLEEQRDDVLAKIEEIEKNLIEHIRKLKYEAISTLNKDYTSEKEELKHSINIMTNTKKEIENASSQLQTFTSMEAGQQFVQMKLIQQTVKDAVKLVEEREATGSKTLCFTENTDLKTSIMAATPLGHVNTVTENERQTAQRICKVKSKGINIKMQNDRKRCYIIDVCQLQDGTIMLADCDNKKIKRLDMNYNIKDHCDPGSYPMGICCTGQNEVAVKMYNNKVQFISVGSSLSKLSEITVEGGGFWGMAFCAGELWIPSGMSVNVYSTSGTLLKTISKDIKTICKSTIRHMAGSGETVIVTDNSDGAVCLGRNYTVQRELRDKRLVNTLGVCVSSDGTVFLSGFSSQNIVMFDKTGKNLGELVPKDAGLENQAALHYDDKRNCLIVTCANSDKVIIFDISD encoded by the exons ATGTATGAAGTGGGTGCGCCCATATGTTTCACCACCGACTGGATCCGCTCTTGGGAAAATAGAAATCAAAATGACGAGTCACAGAGATTGATACACTATATTAATAG TAAAATGGCTGATGGAAGGTTGTCCACATCAATCAAAGACGGTTCGGATGCGGATTTTGACTACATATGTACGCCGTGTGAGGAAGACCATATCAGGGAGGAAGCTGTCAAGTATTGTCCGGAATGTGAGGAGTATTTGTGTACAAAATGTACCAATCAGCATGGCCGGAGAAAAGCTACTCTTTCACATAAGCTACTAGACAAAGACGCCACTAAACGAGGGTCTATGGTAACCATAGCTACAAAATGTCGTTACCATCCAAACAGAGACATTGAGATGTACTGTGGAGCCCATGATATGGTCTATTGTCTGAAGTGCATAGCAAAGGAACATAG gTCATGCAATGACGTTAGTGAAATAGAAGACGTACACACATCTTTCGTTCATCAAAAGGAGGTACAACGTTTACAGGATCAGACGAGAAACATTCAAGAACGTCTTATTGCCATTGACAGGAAAACACAGAAAAACATCGATAGCCTTGAAGAGCAAAGGGACGATGTACTTGCCAAAATCGAGGAAATTGAGAAGAACCTGATAGAACATATCCGGAAATTAAAATATGAAGCAATTAGCACTCTTAACAAGGACTATACTTCGGAGAAAGAAGAACTGAAACATAGTATCAACATAATGACAAACACGAAAAAGGAAATAGAGAATGCCAGTAGTCAGTTACAGACATTTACCAGTATGGAAGCGGGACAACAGTTTGTTCAGATGAAACTGATACAGCAGACTGTAAAGGATGCAGTAAAATTGGTCGAAGAACGCGAGGCGACAGGTAGTAAAActttatgttttacagaaaatacaGATTTGAAGACCTCCATTATGGCAGCGACACCTTTAGGGCATGTGAATACAGTAACAGAAAATGAACGTCAAACTGCCCAAAGAATATGTAAGGTGAAATCAAAGGGGattaatatcaaaatgcaaaacgACCGTAAAAGGTGTTATATAATTGATGTATGTCAGCTACAGGACGGTACGATCATGCTGGCTGACTGCGATAATAAGAAGATTAAGAGGCTTGATATGAATTACAACATCAAGGATCACTGTGACCCAGGTAGCTATCCTATGGGTATCTGTTGTACTGGTCAGAATGAAGTCGCTGTGAAGATGTACAACAACAAGGTTCAGTTTATTTCAGTCGGCAGTTCATTGTCTAAGCTGAGCGAGATAACTGTAGAAGGCGGAGGCTTTTGGGGAATGGCTTTCTGTGCTGGAGAGCTGTGGATACCTTCCGGAATGAGTGTCAATGTCTACAGTACATCCGGTACTTTACTGAAAACTATTAGCAAAGATATCAAGACAATATGTAAATCGACAATTCGGCATATGGCAGGCAGTGGGGAAACTGTTATCGTAACAGACAACAGTGATGGTGCCGTATGTCTGGGAAGAAATTATACGGTACAAAGAGAACTTCGGGACAAAAGGCTTGTCAACACATTAGGTGTATGTGTATCGAGTGATGGAACCGTATTCCTGTCTGGATTTAGTTCACAAAACATTGTGATGTTTGATAAGACTGGGAAAAACCTCGGAGAGTTGGTACCCAAAGACGCTGGTTTGGAGAATCAAGCTGCGTTGCATTATGACgacaaaagaaattgtttaatcGTAACATGTGCTAATTCTGACAAAgtaattatttttgatatatccGATTGA